CTCTAAAGGGTAAATAGATTATTATCCTCAACCGTATAATCTTTGGGGAGGTTGTACTATGTAGGCTACTTAAATGCTGCAGAAGTGACATATTTGAAGTAGCTAAaaatatctctttctttttctctctctatatgtgtgtgtgctaagtcacctcagtcatgtccaactctttgcaaccctatggactgtagcccaccaggctcctctgtccatgggattctccaggcaagaatactggagtgggttaccatgccctcctccaggggatcttcctgaccctcagattaagcctgcatctcctgcagctgctgcgttgcaggcagattctttactgctgagcccccaggaaagtaACTCTCTATGTATAGATATTTCCAGAAATTAACAATTCATTTGGCAATACATGTATTTAACAATAATTTAACAAGGtagaagtatttattttaatttacatattaataaatgtgtaatatatttttattaatattatgattGTCAAACATAACATTTTCAGACATCAAATAATTCCTTACTTATCCCTTTCaaggggtttcccttgtggctcagtggtaaagaattcacctgccaagcagaagacgccggtttgatccctgagtcaggaagatcctctggagaaggcagtggcaacccactccactattcttgcctgggggatcccagggacagagaagcctggcaggctacagtctatgggatcactaagagtcagacacgactgagcgactaaacaataacagcatCCCTTTCAAATTTCAGAGCCACTCACTTTTGACACTTtggtttcttctgtttctttgcatatcTGTTCCTCGATAAACAGTTGATTCTATTGTTTCTTAACGTTTTTAGTCGTCCATGATTGACTTTCAACTATTGCAAACTGCAATTTATCTCTATTACAACTCCCTTTTCCATGCCACATGCTCCCCTCTCCTATCTCCCCCATCTGGTAGTATAATACTTTTTTTTGCTGCGTGACTGTATAGatcatcatatttatttattttcttgtacaatgtcttgtttttattgaaataataattGCTTTTTTTGCACCTccctgtgttttttctttctctctgtgtgtccgTGTCTTTGTTCCCCCTGCACCTTAGATTTGTAAGTACTCATATTAATGTAGCCCCCAATGCGTCCACCAGATTCTAAAGTTCCTCCCAGCAAGGCCACAGCATCATGTAATCTGCGCACTGCTCCTCGAGAACAGGAGTTCAGGAGCCCTCTTGCCTCGGTCCCGGATGCGTGGCTCTTGCTGCCCCTCCAGGCTTGCTGCACAGCTGTCCGCCTGAGATTCTGTTTCCCCTTGCCCCAGAAGTATCCTCTGCTTTCATCGGACATTCTGTCTCTTGAGATACCTCATTTCTTCTTGTCTGGGTTGCTCTTTAGTGTTGGTAAAATACATCTGTTAGCCTTTTCTTAGGAGTAAACAcgtgaaagagaaaaattaaattttagtgtCCTTTGTATGTGTGAAAACATCTTTATTCTCTTCGGATAGTCAATTGGTGCAATGCTGTATATAGATTTCTAGATAAAAACTTTATTATCTAAAACTTTAGCTTTtaatggggttccctggtggcttagctggtaaagaatctgcctgcagtgtgggggacctgggttcgaaccctgggttgagaaaatgccctggagaaaggaacggctgcctactccagtattctggcctggagaattccatggactgtatagtccatggggtcactaagaattggacaccactgagcgactttcacttcactttaccttTTAATAATTCATCATCTTATATCCTTTTTTTGTCTTACAGCCATCATCTGCTATATATCTacttttccattctcttttttttgtgtgtttgtagcTTTTATGTTTTATCTTTGGAATTAGGCATTTTAGGAGTGAGGTGCAACCATTCGCTTATAACCAGTAAGTTGTATCTCTTTCATGAAACACCTAAAACATGCCCATTAAATGTCATATTTGTTGAATTTGCCATTGATAAccattgaattattttaaaagcaaatatttgcagttttgaatgttttttaattaaattgctGAAAATACAGTTTGGAGTGgactagctttaaaaaaaaatttaagaattacTTTTAGTTAACAATTTTAACCACTAAAATTTAGATGTTACTTTCATTCTCTAGGAGCATAtcactttatttctctttgcttGAGTTGCTTTATAAATTCTACTCaaatttaaacatgaaaataagGAGTGAATATACTTTGTTCATGAAGTAGGGTTAAAGGACTAAAAGAAGTCAAGGTTATGATCTATTTTTTGTTATATAACCTATTTTTTTGCCACATTCTGATAAATTTGGACTGTGAACCAAGTCTGCCCTAGTTGCATCACATATCAGCCATGCCTAAATCACAGTTGTCAGGTTTCATTTTAGAGAAATGAGATCACGCCTGGCCCTAATGGAATCAAACAGTAACTTTTCAGATGATTTCAAGGTCTTTGAAAAGCCTGCCGCAGTACCTGTAGATCATGGCATTATCTCTAAGAAGCTCATGCTATTTAATGCAGCCTATTAACTGGAAGACAGGCAACTTCTCACCCAACCTAACATTGATATAGATGATGTATTCCTACAGATAGTTTGCAGAGTGTTGGGAAGCAGTGAAATAGAACTAGTAAATTATTAATTTGGGAGTGGTGTTAGAGGTCAAGATATTGGGAGGTGAAGTAATCTTGGAATCATATCTTGATCTAGCATGTAAATagagttgtttctgtttttcagaactCATTAAGACaagagtttctatttttttttctacttggcTGACATCTCCTTCCATTTGCCaatgtctgtttttttgtttttggctaaattctattttttaaaaaagagtctgTCCTAGATCCCAGGCTTATGGCAAGCAAAGTATTTTACTAGATGATGAAGCATTGGTTTGTTTTCGTTTTACATATATGGTAGCCTTCTATTGATGGCAATTGATACTGTTTCCATTTAATGTGATTATATATGAATTCCTCTTataataaatatgatttatttcataaataaatgatttcaacTTAAAAGtgatttcaacttaaaaaaatcacaaataatgcTTCAAGACAAGTGAATATATCAGAAATTGTGAACAGTCAACTAAGATTTAGTTCTCAGGATGAGGGTAGGAGGCTTGGACTTTGGTTCTGTCTATAGCAAATGTGTGacatgcatgggcttccctggtggttcagaacctgcctgcaatgtggaagacccaggttcgatccctaggttgggaagatcccctgggaaaggcaatggcaacccactctagtgttcttgcctggagaattccatggacagaggagcctggtcacatagagtcagacatgactaagtgactaacactttgactttcatagAAAATGTATGACATGATCAGGTCATCTAACTTCTCCATCTAAAATGAGGCATCAAAccagatttcttatttttaagtccctcatatttcttaaattttctgaattaaaagatttttttttctgacccttAATGTGTTTATTGGTTGTTTTTAGTTTGATGCATCTGGGGAGGAGTGAAAAATTATGAAGCTGATGATGACCATCAACAGCATTCCACTCAGGAACAGAGGAATGATCAAAGAACAAACTAGCTTTATTTGTTCCTAGAATTTTAGAGCTGGTAGCACCCTTAGCAAACATAAAGGCTAACTTCCCCTGCCAACATTTGTttgataaatgagaaaactgaagtatcTCAGAAAATTGATGAAGCTTATTATCATACAGCTTAATAGTTAGAGGCAAAAAGCAACCTGGAACCTTGAACTTTGGCCTAGAACCTTGGGTTCATTTTGTACCTCTTCATATGACATCACTATGGTATTCTGATATGATTTGCTCAAACTTGTCAAAAGTAAGAAGTGTGGGTCATGCCAGGATCCTGAAATTTTTACATCCAGTACAATCAGAAATGAAGCAAAGCTCAGCCAAGTGGGCATTTAAAGAATTGTGTGCTCTGCTTCATCCATaccagtactttaaaaaatacctcAAGACTCCTGATTGTTTTCTAACATATTTTtgagtgcatgcgtgtgtgctaagcttcttcagtcatgtctgactctttgcaaccctatggacagagcccattaggctcctctgtccatgggaattctccaggcaagaatactggaatgggttgccatgccctcctccaggggtttttcccaacccagggatcaaactcgtgtctcatGTCTTCCACATTGTCAGGCGGGGTTTTTCccctagtaccacctgggaagccctatattttgGGGTAGTTTTGTTCAAAAATATTCTGTTTCCCTTCAGTGGTTAGATCTAAATGAAATAGGTGGGGGTATAATCAGACTCCCTTCCAGGAGAACATATGAAAATGAACAGACTTTGTAAATTACTTCAAAATTGTAAGCAGTtgcattattaatttattttcatagttGGTAATAGGAAGTAAGTTATTCTCAAGGAAAACCAGAGGAGGAGAATGTGTAtgcactttttaatattttcctcccAGTCAGTTAGTATCTATTGACTCTTCATCAATTTAATTACTGTGTCAGCTATGTCTAATGTACTTGCCACAGAGGAGGCTAAGTAGTTTCCTTCCCCAAGGTAGCTTTCTGTTGCTAGAAAGAGGTCCATCTATGAGCCACGCTGGCTGCTTTAGAAATATGCTTCTATTGATCACaagaaagaactttaaaaattgacTCGAGAAACACTACTGAGGAAACAGCAGCATTTCCTTCTTTAGTcatgacctaaagcaaatccatAGAACAGTGCAGTGACATAGAAACTGAGGGAAATGGAAAGAGATGGACTTGGGCTAGAGGAAAGAAACTTGTGAAATAGCAATTGATCAGCAGCTGACGATGAGTATGGaaaatatgtgtttgtttttatttccacaataaaagtgttatatttaaaatatattgactcCCAAAGGGGAGCTCTACTACATTTGAAATGtagtagaaataaaacaaaagtatctATTAGGAATTATTTATTGAGAACTGTTGACATCCCTGTGTAGAAGCTTTCCACAGCTTCCCACTGTCTGTCAAATTAAAGGCCTTCTCTTCAGCTTCCTCTCTTCATGAGCTTCTTCCCAAGTGCGAATCCCAACCAAGCTGACATGTTTCAGAACATACTCCCAGTCCCTCTACCAACACATTTTTGCTCAGGTTGTTTCCAAATTAAATGTTCTCTTCCCTGCGACTCCCTAGCTCTTACTTTTGAAATGTCATTAATACTGACAGGCTTCTTTAAAGACCTTACTCTAAGAAGCCTTACCTGATTCTCCCAACTAGATGCAGTCTTttgctcctttttaaaattttaatacctACTGCATTTACTCCTGCATTTCACTTATTAATTATTGGTGCCCTTGTCTAATTCTTTCCCTCTGCCTCTAAGACTGTGAAGTTTTTAACCTCCTGAGCATAGAAGTAATTTATACTCATAAGGTTGAAAAGGTATCTTAAATACCttacactgtatttttaaaaattgctatttaATACATGAAAAGGTAAGTAACCCCAAATTTAGATCACTCTTAGGATCACAGAAGCAATGTCCCAAGGACATTTAGTTTATAACATGAGGGGGGAAAAGAAGCAATGTATTTAGACTGAGGGACTTCAGAGAAATTGCTGCcaaaaaaatgagaatttcaaaTAGGTTTAGAAGGATTTAGCTAAGTGTAGGTAATAATCTAGAGATGTAGCCTGAACTAAAATGGAGAAGAGGAAAGTATAGGGTACAACCATGAAATAGATAGTAAATATAtgttgttatatatttatatactaatAGAGGGTCTTATAGTTTATaggttatttttgtgtgtatattatCTTTGTCCTCAATAACACCCTGTAACACTTAAGTACTATAACCCTTTAAGGCCATCTGGGATTATCTGTTTATTCCTCTCCCCTTTGGTCTTGTGTCATCAAAAACAGGGAGAAGCAATTGTGTGCATTTTTATTCCCCTCGAGGCTAAGCAGTTCttcaagaaataaacaaatggagattGATTATGCCTATTATACAAAATAAGTCCCTGAGAGAAGTGTACTTGATCACAGAGCCCAGATTTAAACATAGGTCTTCTTTGTCCATGTCCAGAGCTCTTTCTTCCATGTCAAGGCCTGTGCATGCCAAGAAAGCAAGGCCAGGGTAGACGAGAGAAATATGGAAATGCAGAGGGTAGGAGTCATTTGAAAATTATATCCAACAGAGTGAAACATAAGTGATATCTTTAAGTTGAATAATAACATTAAGCATTCTGAAAAAAATTACCAGGAGGTAGAAGTGGAATTAAGTGAGCATGTTGTATTAGTAGTATTACAtttcacaaaatgaataaaactacAAATGATACATTTTTTAGAAACAGTTTTTAGGGAAAAACTAGATAATTAGTACCTTAAATTGCGTGAGGATGAGAGAAAAACTATTTCTCAAATCTACCTACATCTTCCAGAACCAACAAAAGACACCACTTTCAAGATGCTATCATTGACATGCTTCGTCATTCTCTGATATCCCTGACTTTCAgttaaaaatcagtatttcttGAATGTCAACTATACATCTAGAGAATACACAAGTGAAAGCAAAATTGTTCCTGGCCTCCTATGAGAAGTCCTCATATCAGAGAGTTTTGCATGCTCAGGTCTAATTAGACTCATCTCTCGTGGGCCCTTGGCCACTTGTTCAGCCCCAGATACCAGCAGGGGCTCCACCCCAGCCTGTCATGGATgagaactagaataaaaatatctgaagagaCACTGAATGTACATGTTGAATTCTTTGTATTGCTCTCcagtctgtttattttttttaatagattttctttctttttattttttattcttggttgcactgggtcttcattgctgcacaggctttctctagatgtGACGAGCAAAGGGTACTCTTCATTTTGGTGTTCAGGCTTCCTATTGTCATGgtttctcttgtcgtggagcacaggctgtaggtgtgagggcttcagcagttgcagctcgcAGAATTTAGAGCACGGTCTCAGTAAGTAATGGCagatgggtttagttgctccgcagcatgtggaatcttcccagaccagggatttagcccatgtctcctgcattggcaggcagattcttatccactgtaccactagggaagtcctatccAGTTTTTTCTATACTATTGGATAATGTGTTTTCTGCAACAGCTTTCAATCTCCTCCCAAAGAGTACACTCTAACTTATACACACTGTAGTACCCTCAATTTTTAACAAGTTAAAGCCTCCCAATCAGAATATATATTGATAAGAAAAATACATCTAAGATTATATCTCAAAGGAgaaagaatatttcttttaatgagaaataaaaaaggaaaacactctATCATCCAAAACTCAGTTGATAAAGtcagaataaaaaagaagaagatactTGATGTTAATTTGGATGTAATGcagttgtattagtttcctgctACAGTAAAAAATAGCACAGAACTAGCAGTTTAAAATAACACCCATCTACTGCCTCGGTCTCTGCAGGTAAGAAGTCTCGGTGTGGCTCCCCGGGTTCCCTGCTGGGTGTCTACCAGCCTACAGCACAGTTGTCGGCCAAGAGCGAGCTCTCATCGAGGctcagtggggtggggagaaagatCCGCTGCTCGGTTCCCACAGGATGCTGGAATAAATCCTTTCCTTATGGCCATTGGACCAAGAGCCATATTTCTTTCCTGGCTGTTGGTGAGGTCTGCTCTCAGTTCCCACCATCTGCCCACCACTCTTTGCCACATGCCCCTCTCAGACCATGACAGCCTGCTTCTTCAAAGCCCACACAGGGAGTCCCTGTCTTCTCAGACAGAATCTTTCACAATGTAATCGAATCATAAGAAAGGCATCCCATCAGCTTTGCTTATTCTGCTGGTCAGAAGCAAGTCATAGGTTTCTCCTGGACTCAAGGAAAGGGAATTATACAAGGATTTAAATCACTGGTATTAGTTTAGGATATGCCCACTGCAATAGTTTTGTCCACTTCAGTGTGCATGTGTCAAAGATTGGTGCCTTTTtctatagaaattttttttttttttttttaggtgaaaagaatattttattgcaATACTTTAATACCGAAATTGACTATTTTACATATCCACCAGCTCTTATTCACTGTCCCTATCTATCTCAGAAGATAGTCAAAGTGAGATTAATTGGATGAAGCATTCTCAGCCAATCTGGAACATTCTGTACTTCAATTAAAGTTAGGTCCTTTAATAAATTACGTCTTATTCTATTGTTctataatatttatgaaatgattAGTGCAATAATATCACTGAAGTATCATTTAAAAGGCAAACACCCTATAGATTTGGATTTGTCATCCCGATTCCTCGGCATTCAATAATATAAGTGTCTTTAGAGGCATCTTCTTCATCTTCTGATTTCTTCACAGTAAATTTAGCCTTTGCTAGTTGCTCAGCAAAATGTATAGCTGTTTGGGTGTGGAGTGTAACTGGTCCTGTTTTTATTCTGGAAATTCCACTGGCTAACGCCATAAAAATGATCAGCTGGTCTTGCAGATACTCATCCACAGCACCACCATGTCTAAGATTTGCCAACAGCATTTCAGCAGCTTCAATTCCAACCTTGTCTGCATTAACACCTCGTTTACCAAGTGATGATCCAgcaaacagacagccagtggatGTCTCAGCAATAATGATTATTCCATTTCCATTGCCAAAAGCTTGGTCTTTAGGTTCCTGAACAGGCTGGATGTTAACATACAGATCCCTAATCTCCTTCCTGATGCATCTTACGGCTGCCGCCGCCATATCTTTTGCTACTTTAAATGGCAAAACACCAGCAACAAAAGCTCTTCCATAAATCTTAGTCACACAGCCACGGTCAGTTAAATTTATTGGGCTCAACTGTTTAACTGGCGACATTCGGACAATCACTTCACCACCTCCCTTTGGGTAGTAGCCCCTCATTTTAATGTCACAATTAAATGTGAAACCAAATTTTTCAACAATTGGCTTGAAAACCATGGCTGTGTAGTCAATCTGTGGGGCCATTTCAGCATTAGTGCCACCTTTCAAACGGAGTTCTGACGGACAAGCAGCAAAGAGAACACAGGGCATTGAGACCTGCATCAAGAGGCACACACTCCCTGCTGTCTTGGTATCTGCTGTGTGGACTCCACCTTTGATCTTCTCTGGTGTAAACGTTATTTCTGTTGAGCCGATTTCTGCCCCCTCCAGTTGCCCATCACACAAATCTCGAATCATTTCCAATCCAGATAAATGTTGAGGCCTTCAGGTCATAATACTGCATCAAAACGTGTGCATTCAGACTGCCTATATCCCCACACTTTATGACACATTTATAAAActgaggcccggcgtgctgcggcCGGCTCGGATCTTCTGCACCCGCAAAGGGAGGCCCAGCAGACAGCTCAGGGCCGTGGACACCCTCAGGATCTGCCCGCCCCCTTCCATGATGCCGCCGTCCACCTCCACCCGCGGCCCCGCCATGGGGAGCGTGCTGGGGCCCGGCCCCCCGCGACGTAGCCTCGGCCCGAACGGGAGAAAGAGGATACGCGGACTCCTGCCCCGCAGCTCCGGAGCCTGAGTCCTCGCTCCGCGCTCGGGGCCGCCGGGCTCTGCGGAAAAGCAGAGGACGCGCCGGCTCGGGGAACGCCCAACTCCGCAGACACGAACCCGGACCTTTTTCTATAGAAATTTTAGGAACAAAATTCAATGATAGAGAAGTTAaccattattttaagaaatatataagtGAATATATGCAGGCATTGTGCTAGGTTAAGGATAAACAATGAAGACAGTCCGTTTGGTTGAGGAACATATACTCTAATGGGGAAGACTTACTAttacaagcaaacaaacaaaaatcctatTAATCTCTGTAATTACAGTTTCTAGTAGGTGCTGAGAAGGAGAAGAACAAGGTTCTCAGAAAGAGGTTAATGAAGGAAACCCACTTGggtgggctcccctggtagctcagactacAGAGAAatggcttgcaatgcaggagacctgggttcgatccctgggtcaggaagatcctctggagaaagaaatggcaacccattccagtattgttgcctggaaaataccatggacagagaagtctggcagtctatagtccacagggtctcaaagagttggacacgactgagaaaggGTATTATGGGAGAGAATAAAAAGCAATATCCTATCCTAGGTTTGGTGATGAAGGCATACTTCCTTAAAGAAATGTCATCTGACCACCTAAAGAATACCTAGAGGTTATtcaagaagaaggaaagggaactTTAGGTAGGAAGAACCATCATGCAAAAGCTTTAAGGCCGGAAAGACTAAGGCCATCTGAGAGACTGAAAAAGATCAGGATAACTGGAGGAGATGCAGTGCGGATAGA
The nucleotide sequence above comes from Cervus elaphus chromosome 17, mCerEla1.1, whole genome shotgun sequence. Encoded proteins:
- the LOC122673437 gene encoding RNA 3'-terminal phosphate cyclase isoform X2, with the protein product MAGPRVEVDGGIMEGGGQILRVSTALSCLLGLPLRVQKIRAGRSTPGLRSVCLLMQVSMPCVLFAACPSELRLKGGTNAEMAPQIDYTAMVFKPIVEKFGFTFNCDIKMRGYYPKGGGEVIVRMSPVKQLSPINLTDRGCVTKIYGRAFVAGVLPFKVAKDMAAAAVRCIRKEIRDLYVNIQPVQEPKDQAFGNGNGIIIIAETSTGCLFAGSSLGKRGVNADKVGIEAAEMLLANLRHGGAVDEYLQDQLIIFMALASGISRIKTGPVTLHTQTAIHFAEQLAKAKFTVKKSEDEEDASKDTYIIECRGIGMTNPNL
- the LOC122673437 gene encoding RNA 3'-terminal phosphate cyclase isoform X1, giving the protein MAGPRVEVDGGIMEGGGQILRVSTALSCLLGLPLRVQKIRAGRSTPGLRPQHLSGLEMIRDLCDGQLEGAEIGSTEITFTPEKIKGGVHTADTKTAGSVCLLMQVSMPCVLFAACPSELRLKGGTNAEMAPQIDYTAMVFKPIVEKFGFTFNCDIKMRGYYPKGGGEVIVRMSPVKQLSPINLTDRGCVTKIYGRAFVAGVLPFKVAKDMAAAAVRCIRKEIRDLYVNIQPVQEPKDQAFGNGNGIIIIAETSTGCLFAGSSLGKRGVNADKVGIEAAEMLLANLRHGGAVDEYLQDQLIIFMALASGISRIKTGPVTLHTQTAIHFAEQLAKAKFTVKKSEDEEDASKDTYIIECRGIGMTNPNL
- the LOC122673437 gene encoding RNA 3'-terminal phosphate cyclase isoform X3, giving the protein MIRDLCDGQLEGAEIGSTEITFTPEKIKGGVHTADTKTAGSVCLLMQVSMPCVLFAACPSELRLKGGTNAEMAPQIDYTAMVFKPIVEKFGFTFNCDIKMRGYYPKGGGEVIVRMSPVKQLSPINLTDRGCVTKIYGRAFVAGVLPFKVAKDMAAAAVRCIRKEIRDLYVNIQPVQEPKDQAFGNGNGIIIIAETSTGCLFAGSSLGKRGVNADKVGIEAAEMLLANLRHGGAVDEYLQDQLIIFMALASGISRIKTGPVTLHTQTAIHFAEQLAKAKFTVKKSEDEEDASKDTYIIECRGIGMTNPNL